The following proteins come from a genomic window of Enterobacter chengduensis:
- a CDS encoding IS481 family transposase gives MPWDARDTMSLRTEFVLFASQDGANIRSLCRRFGISPATGYKWLQRWAVEGEPGLQDRPRTPHHSPNRSSDDVTALLRMAHERHERWGARKIKRWLEDQGHRMPAFSTVHNLMARHGLLPGTAPGIPATGRFEHDAPNRLWQMDFKGHFPFGGGRCHPLTLLDDHSRFSLCLTHCTDERRETVQQQLVSVFERYGLPDRMTMDNGAPWGDTTGTWTALELWLMRLGIKVGHSRPYHPQTQGKLERFHRSLKAEVLQGKWFADSGELQRAFDHWRTVYNLERPHEALDMAVPASRYQPSARQYGGSVTPPEYDEGVLVRKVDISGKLSLQGVSLNAGKAFRGERVGLKETQEDGCYEVWWYSTKVRVIDLKKKSITMGKGC, from the coding sequence ATGCCCTGGGATGCGAGAGATACCATGTCATTACGTACCGAGTTTGTTTTGTTCGCCTCGCAGGACGGGGCGAACATCCGTTCCCTCTGCCGTCGCTTCGGCATTTCACCTGCTACCGGCTACAAGTGGCTTCAGCGCTGGGCTGTCGAGGGCGAACCCGGCCTGCAGGACCGCCCCCGCACGCCGCATCATTCCCCCAACCGCTCGTCTGACGACGTCACCGCCCTGCTGCGCATGGCACATGAGCGTCATGAACGCTGGGGCGCCCGCAAGATTAAGCGCTGGCTGGAAGACCAGGGCCACCGTATGCCTGCCTTCAGCACTGTCCATAACCTGATGGCCCGTCACGGCCTGCTGCCCGGCACGGCTCCGGGTATTCCGGCCACCGGACGGTTCGAACATGATGCCCCGAACCGGCTCTGGCAGATGGATTTTAAGGGGCACTTCCCCTTTGGCGGCGGCCGTTGCCATCCGCTCACCCTGCTCGACGACCACTCCCGTTTTTCCCTGTGCCTCACACACTGTACCGATGAACGGCGTGAGACCGTGCAGCAACAGCTGGTCAGCGTCTTTGAACGCTACGGCCTGCCGGACCGGATGACGATGGACAACGGCGCACCGTGGGGCGACACCACCGGCACCTGGACGGCGCTGGAGCTGTGGCTGATGCGTCTGGGTATTAAGGTGGGCCACTCCCGGCCATATCATCCGCAGACGCAGGGCAAGCTGGAGCGTTTTCACCGCAGCCTGAAGGCGGAAGTGCTGCAGGGGAAATGGTTCGCGGACAGCGGCGAGCTGCAGCGTGCCTTCGACCACTGGCGGACGGTCTATAACCTTGAACGCCCGCACGAGGCGCTGGATATGGCGGTCCCGGCCTCACGCTATCAGCCGTCTGCGCGGCAGTACGGCGGCAGCGTGACGCCCCCGGAATATGATGAAGGTGTGCTGGTCAGGAAAGTGGATATCAGCGGGAAGCTGAGCTTACAGGGAGTCAGTCTGAATGCAGGAAAGGCGTTCAGGGGAGAACGGGTGGGGCTGAAGGAGACGCAGGAGGATGGCTGCTATGAAGTGTGGTGGTACAGCACGAAAGTGAGGGTGATCGACCTGAAGAAAAAGTCGATCACCATGGGTAAAGGATGTTAA
- the hemF gene encoding oxygen-dependent coproporphyrinogen oxidase, which produces MKPDAQLVKTFLLQLQDEICQKLAAADGGEFQEDTWQREAGGGGRSRVLRNGGIFEQAGVNFSHVHGDAMPASATAHRPELAGRSFEAMGVSLVVHPHNPFVPTSHANVRFFIAEKPGADPVWWFGGGFDLTPYYGFEEDAVHWHTTAREICQPFGEDVYPKFKTWCDDYFYLKHRDEQRGIGGLFFDDLNAPDFDTAFSFMRAVGEGYTDAYLPIVERRKNTDYGVREREFQLYRRGRYVEFNLVWDRGTLFGLQTGGRTESILMSMPPLVRWEYCYEPKEGSPEAALSEFLKVRDWV; this is translated from the coding sequence ATGAAACCCGATGCTCAACTGGTCAAAACCTTCCTGCTGCAGCTGCAGGATGAAATTTGCCAGAAACTGGCCGCCGCAGACGGCGGCGAATTTCAGGAAGATACCTGGCAGCGCGAGGCCGGCGGCGGCGGACGCAGCCGCGTGCTGCGAAACGGCGGCATCTTTGAACAGGCGGGCGTGAATTTTTCCCACGTTCACGGTGATGCCATGCCCGCGTCTGCGACGGCGCACCGTCCGGAGCTGGCGGGCCGCAGCTTCGAAGCGATGGGCGTCTCGCTGGTGGTGCATCCGCACAACCCGTTTGTGCCGACCAGCCACGCCAACGTGCGCTTTTTCATTGCGGAAAAACCGGGGGCCGATCCGGTCTGGTGGTTCGGCGGCGGGTTCGACTTAACGCCCTACTACGGCTTCGAAGAGGATGCCGTACACTGGCACACCACCGCGCGGGAGATTTGCCAGCCGTTTGGCGAAGACGTCTACCCGAAATTTAAAACGTGGTGCGACGACTACTTTTACCTGAAGCACCGCGACGAGCAGCGCGGCATCGGCGGGCTGTTCTTTGACGATCTCAACGCGCCTGATTTTGATACCGCGTTCAGCTTTATGCGCGCGGTGGGCGAAGGCTATACCGACGCGTATCTGCCCATCGTCGAACGCCGGAAAAACACCGACTACGGCGTGCGCGAGCGCGAGTTCCAGCTTTACCGCCGCGGGCGCTACGTGGAGTTCAACCTGGTGTGGGATCGCGGGACGCTGTTCGGCCTGCAGACCGGCGGGCGCACGGAGTCGATTCTGATGTCGATGCCGCCGCTGGTGCGCTGGGAGTACTGCTACGAGCCAAAAGAAGGCAGCCCGGAGGCTGCCTTGAGTGAGTTTCTGAAAGTACGGGACTGGGTGTAA
- a CDS encoding RpoE-regulated lipoprotein, with the protein MKSLRLLLCALPLALTGCSTLSSINWSAAYPWNWFGSSTEVTEQGVGKITAATALDQNAIQDALGSDYRLRSGMKTENGNIVRYFEALKGDKLALVINGDKGTVNRIAVLDDEIPTASGVKVGTPFSDLYKQAFGNCTSAPSDDGVAVACKAEGSQHISYVFTGTWSGPEGLMPSDDTLKNWKVSKILWQQ; encoded by the coding sequence ATGAAATCGCTGCGTTTACTTTTATGCGCGCTCCCGCTGGCGTTGACCGGCTGTTCGACGCTCTCCTCCATTAACTGGTCCGCTGCGTATCCGTGGAACTGGTTTGGCTCATCCACGGAGGTGACCGAGCAGGGCGTAGGAAAAATTACCGCCGCGACGGCGCTGGATCAGAATGCTATTCAGGATGCGCTCGGCAGCGACTACCGCCTGCGCAGCGGCATGAAAACCGAGAATGGCAACATTGTGCGGTATTTTGAAGCGCTGAAGGGGGACAAACTGGCGCTGGTGATTAATGGCGATAAAGGCACGGTGAACCGCATTGCGGTGCTGGACGACGAAATCCCGACCGCCAGCGGCGTGAAGGTGGGAACGCCGTTTAGCGATCTGTATAAACAAGCCTTTGGCAACTGCACCAGCGCGCCTTCCGACGATGGCGTCGCGGTGGCATGTAAAGCGGAAGGCAGCCAGCACATCAGCTATGTCTTCACCGGTACCTGGAGCGGCCCGGAGGGATTAATGCCGTCTGACGACACGCTGAAGAACTGGAAAGTGAGCAAAATACTCTGGCAGCAGTAA
- the maeB gene encoding NADP-dependent oxaloacetate-decarboxylating malate dehydrogenase, whose translation MDEQLKQSALDFHEFPVPGKIQVSPTKPLATQRDLALAYSPGVAAPCLEIEKDPLAAYKYTARGNLVAVISNGTAVLGLGNIGALAGKPVMEGKGVLFKKFAGIDVFDIEVDELDPDKFINVVAALEPTFGGINLEDIKAPECFYIEQKLRERMNIPVFHDDQHGTAIISTAAILNGLRVVEKNLSDVRMVVSGAGAAAIACMNLLVALGMQKHNIVVCDSKGVIYKDREPNMAETKAAYAVEDDGKRTLEDVIEGADIFLGCSGPKVLTQEMVKKMARAPMILALANPEPEILPPLAKAVREDAIICTGRSDYPNQVNNVLCFPFIFRGALDVGATAINEEMKLAAVHAIAELAHAEQSEVVASAYGDQDLSFGPDYIIPKPFDPRLIVKIAPAVAKAAMDSGVATRPIQDFDAYVDKLTEFVYKTNLFMKPIFSQARADAKRVVLAEGEEARVLHATQELITLGLAKPILIGRPSVIEMRIQKLGLQIKPGVDFEIVNNESDPRFKEYWSEYYAIMKRRGITQEQAQKAVISNTTVIGAIMVHRGEADALICGTIGDYHEHFSVVQEIFGYRDGVHTAGAMNALLLPSGNTFIADTYVNDDPSPDELAEITVMAAETVRRFGIEPKVALLSHSNFGSSKSAAACKMRQTLELVRERAPELMIDGEMHGDAALVESIRNERMPDSPLKGSANILIMPNVEAARISYNLLRVSSSEGVTVGPVLMGVAKPVHVLTPIASVRRIVNMVALAVVEAQTQPL comes from the coding sequence ATGGATGAGCAGTTGAAACAGAGTGCCCTCGATTTTCACGAGTTCCCCGTTCCGGGCAAAATCCAGGTTTCCCCAACCAAGCCGCTGGCCACCCAGCGCGACCTGGCGCTGGCCTACTCGCCGGGCGTGGCGGCCCCGTGTCTGGAAATCGAAAAAGATCCGCTGGCGGCCTACAAATACACCGCGCGCGGCAACCTTGTTGCGGTGATCTCTAACGGCACGGCGGTGCTGGGGCTGGGCAACATCGGCGCGCTGGCCGGTAAGCCGGTGATGGAAGGGAAGGGGGTACTGTTCAAGAAATTCGCCGGTATCGACGTGTTTGACATCGAGGTGGACGAACTCGATCCTGACAAATTCATCAACGTGGTGGCCGCGCTGGAGCCGACCTTCGGCGGGATCAACCTGGAAGATATCAAAGCGCCGGAATGTTTCTATATCGAGCAGAAGCTGCGCGAGCGTATGAACATTCCCGTGTTCCATGACGACCAGCACGGGACCGCGATTATCAGCACCGCTGCGATTCTGAACGGCCTGCGCGTGGTGGAGAAAAATCTCTCCGACGTGCGCATGGTGGTTTCTGGCGCAGGCGCCGCGGCTATCGCCTGTATGAACCTGCTGGTGGCGCTGGGGATGCAGAAACACAACATTGTGGTCTGCGACTCTAAGGGCGTTATCTATAAAGACCGCGAGCCGAACATGGCGGAAACCAAAGCGGCGTATGCGGTGGAAGATGACGGCAAGCGCACGCTTGAGGACGTGATCGAGGGTGCGGATATCTTCCTCGGCTGCTCGGGTCCGAAAGTGCTGACCCAGGAGATGGTGAAGAAGATGGCGCGCGCGCCGATGATCCTGGCCCTGGCGAACCCGGAACCTGAAATCCTGCCGCCGCTGGCGAAAGCGGTGCGTGAAGACGCCATTATCTGTACCGGCCGTTCCGACTACCCGAACCAGGTCAACAACGTGCTCTGCTTCCCGTTCATCTTCCGCGGCGCGCTGGACGTCGGCGCCACGGCAATCAACGAAGAGATGAAGCTTGCCGCCGTGCACGCCATCGCGGAGCTGGCGCACGCCGAGCAGAGCGAAGTGGTTGCCTCCGCCTACGGCGATCAGGATCTGAGCTTTGGCCCGGACTACATCATTCCAAAACCGTTCGACCCGCGTCTGATCGTGAAGATCGCGCCAGCGGTAGCCAAAGCGGCGATGGACTCCGGCGTGGCGACGCGTCCGATTCAGGATTTTGACGCCTACGTCGATAAGCTCACCGAGTTCGTCTACAAAACCAACCTGTTCATGAAGCCGATCTTCTCCCAGGCGCGCGCCGACGCGAAGCGCGTGGTGCTGGCGGAAGGGGAAGAGGCGCGCGTGCTGCACGCTACCCAGGAGCTGATCACCTTAGGCCTGGCGAAGCCGATCCTGATTGGTCGTCCGAGCGTGATCGAGATGCGTATCCAGAAGCTGGGCCTGCAGATCAAGCCGGGCGTTGACTTCGAGATCGTCAACAACGAATCCGATCCGCGCTTCAAGGAGTACTGGAGCGAATACTACGCGATCATGAAGCGTCGGGGGATCACCCAGGAGCAGGCGCAGAAAGCGGTCATCAGCAACACCACGGTGATCGGCGCGATCATGGTGCATCGCGGCGAGGCGGATGCGCTGATCTGCGGCACTATCGGCGATTATCACGAGCACTTCAGCGTGGTGCAGGAGATCTTCGGCTATCGCGACGGCGTGCACACCGCCGGGGCGATGAACGCCCTGCTGCTGCCAAGCGGCAACACCTTTATCGCCGATACCTACGTTAACGACGATCCCTCCCCGGACGAGCTGGCGGAGATCACCGTGATGGCGGCAGAAACCGTGCGCCGCTTTGGGATTGAGCCGAAGGTGGCGCTGCTGTCGCACTCCAACTTTGGTTCGTCTAAATCCGCGGCGGCCTGCAAAATGCGCCAGACGCTTGAGCTGGTGCGCGAGCGTGCGCCGGAGCTGATGATTGACGGGGAAATGCACGGCGATGCCGCGCTGGTCGAGAGCATCCGTAACGAACGTATGCCGGACAGCCCGCTGAAGGGGTCAGCGAACATTCTGATTATGCCGAACGTGGAAGCGGCGCGTATCAGCTATAACCTGCTGCGCGTCTCCAGCTCAGAAGGGGTGACCGTGGGGCCGGTGCTGATGGGCGTGGCGAAACCGGTGCATGTGTTAACGCCGATTGCCTCCGTGCGCCGCATCGTGAATATGGTGGCGCTGGCGGTGGTAGAGGCGCAGACGCAGCCGCTGTAA
- a CDS encoding sulfate ABC transporter substrate-binding protein, producing the protein MAVTVLKKGTLALAGLLLVAQAQAQATELLNSSYDVSRELFAALNPPFEQQWAKDNNGDKLTIKQSHAGSSKQALAILQGLKADVVTYNQVTDVQILHDKGKLIPADWQSRLPNNSSPFYSTMGFLVRKGNPKNIHDWSDLVRSDVKLIFPNPKTSGNARYTYLAAWGAADKADGNDKAKTEQFMTQFLKNVEVFDTGGRGATTTFAERGLGDVLISFESEVNNIRKQYEAQGFEVVIPKTNILAEFPVAWVDKNVQANGTEKAAKAYLDYLYSPQAQTIITDYYYRVNNPDVMNKLKDKFPQTALFRVEDRFGSWPEVMKTHFASGGELDKLLAAGRK; encoded by the coding sequence ATGGCCGTTACTGTACTGAAAAAAGGAACTCTGGCGCTGGCAGGTTTACTGCTGGTGGCGCAGGCGCAGGCGCAGGCGACTGAACTGTTGAACAGTTCGTATGACGTCTCCCGCGAGCTGTTTGCCGCCCTTAATCCCCCGTTTGAACAGCAGTGGGCGAAAGACAACAACGGTGACAAGCTGACCATCAAGCAGTCCCACGCCGGTTCATCCAAGCAGGCGCTGGCGATTTTGCAGGGCCTGAAAGCGGACGTGGTGACCTACAACCAGGTGACCGACGTGCAGATCCTGCACGATAAAGGCAAGCTGATCCCGGCGGACTGGCAGAGCCGTCTGCCGAACAACAGCTCCCCGTTCTACTCCACCATGGGCTTCCTGGTGCGTAAGGGCAACCCGAAGAATATCCACGACTGGAGCGACCTGGTGCGTTCCGACGTGAAGCTGATTTTCCCGAACCCAAAAACCTCCGGTAACGCGCGTTACACCTATTTAGCGGCGTGGGGCGCGGCGGACAAGGCTGACGGTAACGACAAGGCCAAAACCGAGCAGTTCATGACCCAGTTCCTGAAAAACGTCGAAGTGTTTGATACCGGCGGACGCGGAGCCACCACCACCTTTGCAGAGCGTGGTCTCGGCGACGTGCTGATCAGCTTCGAGTCGGAAGTGAACAACATCCGCAAGCAGTATGAAGCCCAGGGCTTTGAGGTCGTTATCCCGAAAACCAACATCCTGGCCGAGTTCCCGGTGGCGTGGGTCGATAAAAACGTTCAGGCGAACGGTACCGAGAAAGCGGCAAAAGCCTATCTCGACTACCTGTACAGCCCGCAGGCGCAGACCATCATTACCGATTACTACTACCGCGTGAACAACCCGGACGTGATGAACAAACTGAAAGACAAATTCCCGCAGACCGCGCTGTTCCGCGTGGAAGATCGTTTCGGCTCCTGGCCTGAGGTGATGAAAACGCACTTTGCCAGCGGCGGTGAGTTAGACAAACTGCTGGCGGCGGGGCGTAAGTGA
- the amiA gene encoding N-acetylmuramoyl-L-alanine amidase AmiA — translation MSTFKPLKALTSRRQVLKAGLAALTLTGIAKQAQAKDESTLKTSNGHSKPKTKKPGAKRLVMLDPGHGGIDTGAIGKNGSKEKHVVLAIAKNVRAILRSNGIDARLTRSGDTFIPLYDRVEIAHQHGADLFMSIHADGFTNPSAAGASVFALSNRGASSAMAKYLSERENRADEVAGKKATDKDHLLQQVLFDLVQTDTIKNSLTLGSHILKKIKPVHRLHSKGTEQAAFVVLKSPSIPSVLVETSFITNPEEERLLGTTAFRQKIANAIASGIISYFNWFDNQKAHARKR, via the coding sequence ATGAGCACATTCAAACCATTAAAAGCACTCACATCGCGTCGTCAGGTTCTCAAAGCGGGGCTGGCGGCCTTAACGTTAACGGGTATCGCAAAGCAGGCTCAGGCGAAAGACGAGAGCACGCTCAAAACCAGTAACGGACACAGCAAACCGAAAACCAAAAAGCCGGGCGCGAAGCGTCTGGTGATGCTCGACCCGGGCCACGGCGGGATTGACACCGGCGCCATCGGCAAAAACGGGTCAAAAGAAAAACACGTCGTGCTGGCGATTGCAAAAAACGTGCGGGCAATTTTACGCAGCAACGGCATTGACGCCCGCCTGACGCGCTCTGGCGACACCTTTATTCCGCTGTATGACCGCGTAGAGATTGCCCACCAGCACGGGGCGGATCTGTTTATGTCGATTCACGCCGACGGCTTTACCAACCCGTCAGCCGCGGGCGCGTCGGTGTTTGCCCTGTCTAACCGCGGGGCCAGTAGCGCCATGGCAAAATACCTCTCCGAGCGTGAGAACCGGGCGGATGAAGTGGCCGGGAAGAAGGCCACGGACAAAGACCACCTGCTACAGCAGGTGCTGTTCGACCTCGTGCAGACGGATACCATCAAAAACAGCCTGACGCTCGGCTCGCACATTCTGAAGAAGATAAAGCCTGTGCATCGTCTGCACAGTAAAGGCACCGAGCAGGCGGCATTTGTGGTGCTGAAGTCACCTTCAATTCCGTCCGTACTTGTGGAAACATCCTTTATTACCAACCCGGAAGAAGAGCGACTGCTCGGCACCACGGCGTTTCGCCAGAAGATCGCCAACGCCATCGCCTCCGGCATTATCAGTTACTTCAACTGGTTCGATAACCAAAAAGCGCACGCCAGGAAACGTTGA
- a CDS encoding DUF2919 domain-containing protein, with protein MKSIEIHPADYDAQGRVRLPFLFWCVLLLQARTWVLFVMAGASRGQGDALLNLFYPDHDAFWIGLLPGIPAVLAFLVSGRRHLIPRFWGTLRWLLILAQIALLFWQPVLWWYGEPLTGIGIALVVADIVALLWLLTNPRLRACFRHQDD; from the coding sequence ATGAAGAGTATTGAGATCCATCCGGCCGACTATGACGCGCAGGGCCGCGTCAGGTTGCCTTTTTTATTCTGGTGCGTTCTGCTGCTGCAGGCGCGAACCTGGGTGCTGTTTGTGATGGCCGGCGCGTCGCGCGGGCAGGGCGACGCGCTGCTGAATCTCTTCTATCCCGATCACGATGCTTTCTGGATCGGTTTGCTGCCGGGGATTCCCGCCGTACTGGCGTTTTTGGTCAGCGGACGGCGGCATCTGATTCCACGCTTTTGGGGCACGCTTCGCTGGCTGCTCATTCTCGCCCAGATTGCGCTACTCTTCTGGCAGCCTGTACTTTGGTGGTACGGTGAACCGCTTACGGGCATCGGTATCGCGCTGGTGGTGGCGGATATCGTGGCGCTGCTCTGGCTGCTCACGAATCCCCGTCTTCGCGCCTGTTTTAGGCATCAGGATGATTAA
- a CDS encoding GNAT family acetyltransferase: MEIRVFRQEDFEEVITLWERCDLLRPWNDPEMDIERKVNHDVSLFLVAEVNGEVVGTVMGGYDGHRGSAYYLGVHPEYRGRGIANALLNRLEKKLIARGCPKIQIMVREDNDVVLGMYERLGYEHADVLSLGKRLIEDEEY, encoded by the coding sequence ATGGAGATACGCGTTTTTCGCCAGGAAGATTTCGAAGAGGTGATCACCCTTTGGGAACGCTGCGATCTGCTGCGTCCGTGGAACGATCCGGAAATGGATATCGAACGTAAGGTGAATCACGACGTCAGTCTGTTTCTGGTCGCGGAAGTGAATGGCGAGGTTGTGGGGACGGTAATGGGCGGCTACGACGGCCACCGCGGCTCCGCCTATTATCTGGGCGTCCACCCGGAATACCGTGGCCGCGGCATCGCCAATGCGCTGCTCAACCGACTCGAGAAGAAGCTGATCGCCCGCGGCTGCCCGAAAATCCAGATCATGGTGCGGGAAGATAACGACGTGGTGTTGGGCATGTATGAGCGTCTGGGCTACGAGCACGCTGACGTGCTGAGTTTAGGTAAGCGTCTAATCGAAGATGAAGAGTATTGA
- a CDS encoding Dyp-type peroxidase, translating to MSQVQSGILPEHCRAAIWIEANVKGDVDALRAASKAFVDKLATFQAKFPEAHLGAVVAFGNTVWRQLSGGEGAEELKDFIPYGKGLAPATQYDLLIHILSLRHDVNFSVAQAAVEAFGDSIEVQEEVHGFRWVEERDLSGFVDGTENPAGEEVRRDVAVIKDGVDAGGSYVFVQRWEHNLKQLNRMSVHDQEMMIGRTKEANEEIDGDDRPVTSHLTRVDLKEDGKGLKIVRQSLPYGTASGTHGLYFCAYCARLHNIEQQLLSMFGDTDGKRDAMLRFTKPVTGGYYFAPSVERLLAL from the coding sequence ATGTCTCAGGTTCAGAGTGGCATTTTGCCAGAACATTGCCGCGCGGCGATTTGGATTGAAGCCAATGTTAAAGGGGACGTGGATGCCCTGCGTGCGGCCAGTAAAGCGTTTGTTGATAAGCTGGCGACCTTCCAGGCCAAATTTCCGGAAGCGCACCTCGGCGCCGTTGTCGCCTTTGGCAATACCGTATGGCGTCAGCTGAGCGGCGGTGAAGGGGCGGAAGAGCTGAAGGACTTTATCCCTTACGGCAAAGGTCTGGCGCCGGCCACCCAGTACGATCTGCTCATCCATATTCTCTCTCTGCGTCACGACGTGAACTTTTCCGTTGCCCAGGCGGCGGTAGAAGCGTTCGGCGACAGCATTGAGGTGCAGGAAGAAGTGCACGGCTTCCGCTGGGTGGAAGAGCGCGATCTGAGCGGCTTCGTTGACGGAACGGAAAACCCGGCGGGTGAAGAAGTGCGTCGCGACGTGGCGGTGATTAAAGACGGCGTGGACGCGGGCGGCAGCTACGTGTTCGTGCAGCGCTGGGAGCACAACCTCAAGCAGCTTAACCGCATGAGCGTGCATGACCAGGAGATGATGATTGGTCGTACCAAAGAGGCCAACGAAGAGATCGACGGCGACGACCGTCCGGTGACCTCGCACCTGACCCGCGTTGACCTCAAAGAAGACGGCAAAGGGCTGAAGATTGTCCGCCAGAGCCTGCCTTACGGCACCGCAAGCGGTACCCACGGTCTTTACTTCTGCGCCTACTGCGCGCGCCTGCACAACATTGAGCAGCAGCTGCTGAGCATGTTCGGCGATACCGACGGCAAGCGCGACGCGATGCTGCGCTTCACCAAACCGGTGACCGGCGGCTACTACTTCGCGCCGTCCGTTGAGCGTCTGCTGGCGCTGTAA